From Synergistaceae bacterium, one genomic window encodes:
- the panB gene encoding 3-methyl-2-oxobutanoate hydroxymethyltransferase → MPKKNRWNFVEMKQKGEQCVWVTAYDYPTASFAEQAGMDMILVGDSLGMVVMGYSGTVPVTMEECLHHCRCVRRGAPNTWIIGDMPFMSYQASTEEAVRNAGRFLKEADMDCIKLEGGVRVADKIRAITDAGILVMGHVGLTPQSSAQLGGFKAQGRDEKSARAVIEDALAVQEAGAFSVLAEGIPPEVTAFLAKKLEIPVYGIGAGLCDGQVLICGDMLGYFQAFTPKFVKKYANVAEVSINGFKEYISDVRAKKFPGDEHIYKVVHGEEDALKGLFAEYDKK, encoded by the coding sequence ATGCCGAAGAAGAACCGATGGAATTTTGTGGAGATGAAACAGAAGGGCGAGCAGTGTGTGTGGGTGACGGCCTATGATTATCCGACGGCTTCCTTTGCCGAACAGGCGGGGATGGACATGATCCTCGTGGGAGATTCTCTGGGTATGGTGGTCATGGGCTACAGCGGCACCGTCCCCGTGACGATGGAGGAGTGCCTGCACCACTGCCGCTGTGTACGAAGAGGGGCCCCAAATACCTGGATCATTGGCGACATGCCCTTTATGTCCTATCAGGCTTCCACTGAAGAGGCCGTTCGAAACGCCGGCCGTTTTCTGAAAGAAGCGGATATGGACTGCATTAAGCTGGAAGGCGGGGTTCGGGTTGCCGATAAAATTCGGGCCATTACAGACGCGGGGATTCTGGTGATGGGCCATGTGGGCCTCACCCCGCAGAGTTCCGCCCAGCTTGGCGGTTTCAAGGCCCAGGGGCGGGACGAAAAAAGCGCCCGGGCCGTCATCGAGGACGCCCTTGCCGTGCAGGAAGCCGGAGCGTTCTCCGTTTTGGCCGAGGGCATTCCTCCCGAGGTCACGGCGTTTCTGGCGAAAAAGCTGGAAATTCCGGTTTACGGGATCGGAGCCGGACTTTGCGACGGGCAGGTTTTGATCTGCGGCGACATGCTGGGCTATTTCCAGGCCTTCACTCCCAAATTTGTGAAGAAATACGCCAACGTGGCGGAAGTCAGCATCAACGGCTTCAAAGAGTATATCTCCGACGTTCGGGCGAAGAAATTCCCCGGAGACGAGCACATCTACAAGGTCGTCCACGGGGAGGAGGACGCTTTGAAGGGGCTTTTCGCGGAGTACGACAAAAAATAA